A region of Paenibacillus thiaminolyticus DNA encodes the following proteins:
- a CDS encoding GNAT family N-acetyltransferase, whose product MTTEVRLATIDDAEALSRLNQAFNGGERRPVSEIIESMNKSGEFIAVATMNGKVAGFACAQRFASFCYREAQGEITEMYVEPSARRKGLAVSMISLLEEKLAAHGVKNIKILTGSDNDAAINTYERCGYVQDDELLLQKEM is encoded by the coding sequence ATGACGACGGAAGTAAGATTGGCCACGATTGACGACGCGGAGGCGCTCTCCAGATTGAATCAAGCCTTTAACGGCGGGGAGCGGCGGCCCGTATCAGAGATTATCGAGAGCATGAACAAGAGCGGCGAATTCATTGCGGTTGCGACCATGAACGGGAAAGTGGCCGGCTTTGCCTGCGCGCAACGTTTTGCATCGTTTTGTTACCGGGAAGCGCAAGGTGAAATTACGGAAATGTATGTGGAACCTTCGGCCCGGAGAAAGGGATTGGCCGTCTCAATGATCTCATTACTCGAGGAAAAGTTGGCAGCGCATGGGGTGAAGAATATAAAGATATTAACAGGCAGCGATAACGATGCCGCCATTAATACCTATGAACGCTGCGGCTATGTACAGGATGATGAGCTTCTTTTGCAAAAAGAGATGTAG
- a CDS encoding ABC transporter ATP-binding protein — MFDTIRRITGRSGALFTRATLYTIIEMIANAAPMGLLFFMLASLFQAAPTVEQIVWWTGILLMLFAIQAVFGSLGQIEAQSRGASVMKEVRLRLGEHLRKLPMGFFARHDQGDISHTLLTNVDEAEMILTHLFNQFIGAVTLPIVSALFLLAVDWRLALAVLVSVPLALPLLFWSQRVMANRSKQRQGAAAAVNSRLLEYVQTIRLMKAHNQTGQRFARLDRAMARLRDESIRVEALTSPVVMLFSIVLELGFILLLLTGCYLLEGGRIDAPMLLIFLVISMKFYQPLRAAGASLTQMRYMASAGERIQGIFAEKPLPEPEQPQRPESYNIQFENVRFCHGENEVLRGIHVYIPECSLVALVGPSGAGKSTIAGLISRYWDVTEGAVKIGGVDVRDMRSEELLASISMVQQQPYLFNETIADNIRMGKPAATDAEVVEAAQAAHCHEFIMKLPIGYGTIAGEGGAMLSGGEKQRIAIARAMLKDAPIIILDEATASLDPENEMHLQRAISKLTHRKTVLVIAHRLKTIRGADSIIVVEQGRIAETGTHDELLAHGGLYHRLWQEQHKIGGWKIGGGHRPA; from the coding sequence ATGTTTGACACGATACGCAGGATTACAGGGCGATCCGGGGCATTGTTCACGCGGGCTACCCTCTATACGATTATCGAGATGATCGCGAACGCCGCTCCGATGGGGCTGCTGTTCTTCATGCTGGCCTCGCTGTTCCAAGCAGCGCCGACCGTGGAGCAAATCGTCTGGTGGACCGGGATTCTGCTCATGCTGTTCGCGATCCAGGCGGTATTCGGCAGCCTGGGACAGATCGAGGCGCAGAGCAGGGGGGCCTCGGTGATGAAGGAGGTGCGGCTGCGTCTCGGCGAGCATTTGCGCAAGCTGCCGATGGGCTTTTTTGCCCGACACGATCAGGGAGATATCAGTCATACGCTCCTGACGAACGTCGATGAAGCGGAAATGATCTTGACGCACCTGTTCAATCAGTTCATCGGAGCGGTAACGCTGCCCATCGTGAGCGCCTTGTTCCTGCTGGCCGTCGATTGGCGGTTGGCGCTCGCTGTGCTCGTATCCGTGCCGCTGGCTCTGCCGCTCCTGTTCTGGTCCCAGCGCGTGATGGCGAACCGCAGCAAGCAGCGGCAAGGGGCGGCGGCAGCGGTCAATTCGCGTCTTCTCGAGTATGTGCAGACGATTCGCCTGATGAAGGCGCATAACCAGACAGGCCAGCGGTTCGCGCGCCTGGACCGGGCGATGGCCCGCCTGCGGGATGAGAGCATCCGCGTCGAAGCGCTGACGTCGCCGGTCGTGATGCTATTCTCCATCGTGCTGGAACTGGGCTTCATCCTGCTGCTGCTGACCGGCTGCTATTTGCTCGAAGGCGGGCGCATCGATGCGCCGATGCTGCTAATCTTCCTCGTCATCAGCATGAAGTTCTATCAGCCGCTGCGCGCGGCGGGCGCGTCATTGACGCAGATGAGATATATGGCCTCCGCAGGCGAGCGCATCCAGGGCATTTTTGCCGAGAAGCCGCTGCCCGAGCCGGAGCAGCCGCAGCGTCCGGAGTCTTACAATATCCAGTTCGAAAATGTGAGGTTCTGTCACGGGGAGAACGAGGTGCTGCGCGGCATTCATGTGTATATTCCGGAATGCAGCCTCGTCGCGCTGGTGGGCCCATCCGGCGCGGGCAAATCAACGATAGCCGGCTTAATCTCGCGCTATTGGGATGTCACTGAGGGGGCTGTCAAGATCGGCGGCGTCGATGTCCGGGATATGCGCAGCGAGGAACTGCTGGCGTCCATCAGCATGGTGCAGCAGCAGCCCTATTTGTTCAACGAGACGATCGCCGACAATATTCGGATGGGCAAGCCGGCTGCGACGGACGCGGAAGTGGTGGAAGCAGCGCAAGCGGCGCACTGCCACGAGTTTATTATGAAGCTGCCGATCGGCTACGGCACGATCGCCGGCGAGGGCGGGGCGATGCTGTCCGGCGGCGAGAAGCAGCGGATTGCGATCGCCCGGGCGATGCTGAAGGATGCGCCCATCATTATTCTCGACGAAGCGACGGCCTCGCTCGATCCGGAGAATGAGATGCATCTGCAGCGTGCCATCAGCAAGCTGACACATCGCAAGACGGTGCTCGTCATCGCCCATCGCCTGAAGACGATACGCGGGGCCGATTCGATCATCGTCGTGGAGCAGGGGCGGATCGCAGAGACGGGCACGCATGACGAGCTGCTGGCGCATGGCGGGCTGTATCATCGGTTGTGGCAGGAGCAGCACAAAATCGGGGGCTGGAAGATCGGCGGCGGCCATCGCCCAGCCTGA
- a CDS encoding ABC transporter ATP-binding protein: protein MVSPIIEAKKLSISFHTDDGAVPVVHSVSFHIHPGEVLGIVGESGCGKSVTSLSIMGLIPAMTGTVSGDIHFKGEKLPLLSEAKMRKIRGNQIAMIFQEPMTSLNPLFTIGEQLTESLRIHKKADKKRAKARAIEMMKLVGLGRAEALINEYPHQLSGGMRQRVMIAMAMMCEPELLIADEPTTALDVTIQAQILELMKKLNQETKTAIMMITHDLGVVAEMCQRMVVMYAGKIVEEGDVRTIFQHPKHPYTIGLIQSVPDMRVKKERLYSIPGQVPKPGSHRQGCSFAPRCTHATERCVSEEPLLQSFDNGQKVSCWLYEDGKGANIHDPTISSG, encoded by the coding sequence TTGGTATCTCCAATTATTGAAGCCAAGAAGCTTAGTATAAGCTTCCACACGGATGACGGTGCCGTTCCCGTTGTCCATTCGGTTAGTTTTCATATTCATCCCGGTGAGGTGTTGGGGATTGTCGGAGAGTCCGGATGCGGGAAGAGTGTAACATCCTTATCGATTATGGGACTGATCCCTGCAATGACTGGAACAGTTAGCGGAGATATTCATTTTAAAGGAGAAAAACTCCCCCTATTATCGGAAGCGAAGATGCGGAAAATTCGCGGTAATCAAATTGCGATGATATTCCAAGAGCCAATGACCAGCCTGAACCCTTTATTTACAATCGGAGAGCAATTAACCGAATCGCTGAGGATACATAAAAAAGCAGATAAAAAACGAGCTAAGGCGAGAGCGATAGAAATGATGAAGCTGGTAGGACTCGGCAGAGCCGAAGCCTTAATCAATGAATATCCGCATCAGCTCTCCGGCGGTATGAGGCAGAGGGTCATGATCGCCATGGCCATGATGTGTGAACCCGAACTGCTTATCGCAGATGAACCGACTACCGCGTTGGATGTGACGATTCAAGCCCAAATCCTCGAGCTGATGAAGAAACTAAATCAGGAAACAAAGACGGCGATTATGATGATTACGCATGATTTAGGCGTTGTGGCGGAAATGTGCCAGCGAATGGTCGTTATGTATGCCGGCAAGATTGTGGAAGAAGGCGATGTCCGAACGATTTTCCAACACCCCAAGCATCCATACACCATCGGTCTCATCCAATCTGTTCCAGACATGCGGGTGAAAAAGGAAAGACTCTATTCGATACCAGGTCAGGTTCCGAAGCCGGGATCTCACAGACAAGGCTGTTCTTTTGCGCCGCGCTGCACCCATGCAACGGAACGATGCGTAAGTGAAGAACCCTTATTACAGAGCTTCGACAATGGACAAAAGGTGAGTTGTTGGTTATACGAAGACGGGAAAGGAGCCAACATCCATGACCCAACCATTAGTTCAGGTTGA
- a CDS encoding ABC transporter ATP-binding protein, which produces MTQPLVQVENLKMHFPIKGGPLGKTVGAVKAVDGVSFHINKGETLGLVGESGCGKSTTGRMLLRLLEPSEGSIYFEGQDITKLSGNELRKMRRNMQMVFQDPFASLNPRHTIGKILEEPLIVHGVRDKSERQRKVKELLDVVGLSSYHASRYPHQFSGGQRQRIGIARALAIHPKLIIADEPVSALDVSIQSQVLNLLQDLQQEYKLTYLFIAHDLGVVRHISDRVGVMYLGQLVELSDTEDLYDKPLHPYTQALLSAVPIADVTFRRDRIILEGDVPSPVNPPAGCPFHTRCPKAFEPCSAARPQLSAMEPGHYVACHLYEQVRVDIN; this is translated from the coding sequence ATGACCCAACCATTAGTTCAGGTTGAAAATTTGAAAATGCATTTTCCGATAAAAGGAGGCCCTCTGGGGAAAACAGTAGGCGCTGTAAAAGCCGTGGATGGTGTATCCTTTCACATCAACAAGGGGGAAACTCTCGGGCTTGTCGGAGAGAGCGGCTGCGGAAAGTCCACAACGGGAAGAATGCTGCTCAGACTTCTTGAACCGAGCGAAGGAAGCATTTATTTCGAAGGACAGGATATTACGAAGCTGTCTGGCAATGAACTGAGAAAGATGCGCAGGAACATGCAAATGGTCTTTCAAGATCCCTTTGCCTCCTTAAACCCTCGTCATACGATCGGCAAAATCCTGGAGGAACCGCTCATTGTTCATGGCGTAAGGGACAAGTCGGAACGACAACGAAAAGTAAAGGAATTATTGGATGTCGTTGGCCTAAGCAGCTACCACGCATCCCGTTACCCTCACCAGTTCAGCGGCGGACAACGGCAGCGAATCGGAATAGCAAGGGCACTTGCTATTCACCCGAAGCTTATTATCGCCGATGAGCCTGTATCCGCGCTGGACGTATCGATCCAGTCGCAGGTACTGAATCTTCTTCAGGATCTGCAGCAAGAATATAAGCTCACCTATCTGTTCATCGCGCATGACTTAGGCGTTGTTCGCCATATCAGCGATCGGGTAGGCGTGATGTACTTGGGTCAGCTGGTGGAATTATCGGATACGGAAGATTTATACGACAAGCCGCTTCATCCCTATACACAAGCGTTATTATCAGCCGTTCCTATTGCGGATGTTACCTTCCGGAGGGACAGAATTATTCTGGAGGGTGATGTGCCAAGTCCGGTTAACCCGCCTGCGGGGTGTCCATTTCATACCCGATGTCCGAAGGCATTTGAACCGTGTTCGGCTGCCCGCCCGCAGCTAAGTGCAATGGAACCAGGTCATTACGTGGCTTGTCACTTATACGAACAAGTCCGCGTAGACATAAATTGA
- a CDS encoding ABC transporter substrate-binding protein, whose amino-acid sequence MRNIARFAVLLCAMMWVLAGCGNSTSPEGAGKEPAVQQAAQEPQQTQQPEAADSGSAASFPRTVAHLSGKTVIEAKPMKIATPYIAFVDYMAVLDAYPIAAQGVDTIERNFPNLSQRIAGKDIIDLGMEADLERLLAVQPDLIIAADDMKDQYERLSQIAPTVIFPQADDWRTTLKQIAEVIGEEEKAEQVLAEFDRKSAEYKEKLAFRSEEPVLFTMYSGKEMFVMWNDGRFDPFYKGLGLKPVEGATANGQISLESLAAFNPDHLFVINNWQNPIQGGVKEALKDSKVWNSMDAVKNNRVYELTDPSLPGPMALAKIDGIEEIMKALGK is encoded by the coding sequence ATGAGGAATATAGCACGTTTTGCGGTTTTACTTTGCGCCATGATGTGGGTGTTGGCTGGATGCGGGAATAGCACTTCACCGGAGGGGGCAGGTAAGGAGCCGGCGGTACAACAGGCTGCGCAGGAGCCACAGCAGACACAGCAGCCGGAAGCGGCGGATAGCGGTTCAGCCGCTTCATTCCCGAGAACCGTGGCGCATTTATCAGGCAAGACGGTGATTGAGGCGAAGCCGATGAAGATTGCGACGCCATATATCGCGTTCGTCGATTATATGGCCGTGCTCGATGCGTATCCGATTGCAGCGCAAGGGGTAGATACGATCGAACGGAACTTCCCGAATCTAAGCCAGCGGATCGCGGGCAAAGATATCATCGATCTCGGGATGGAGGCCGATCTGGAGAGGCTGCTGGCGGTGCAGCCGGATCTGATTATCGCGGCGGATGATATGAAGGATCAGTATGAGCGGTTATCGCAGATCGCGCCTACGGTCATTTTCCCGCAAGCGGATGATTGGAGAACGACGCTGAAGCAGATCGCGGAAGTCATTGGCGAAGAGGAGAAGGCCGAGCAGGTGCTGGCGGAATTCGATCGCAAAAGCGCGGAATACAAGGAGAAGCTGGCATTCCGAAGTGAGGAGCCGGTTCTGTTCACGATGTACAGCGGCAAGGAAATGTTCGTCATGTGGAATGACGGGCGGTTCGATCCTTTTTATAAGGGACTGGGCTTGAAGCCTGTAGAGGGGGCGACGGCCAATGGACAGATCTCGCTGGAAAGCTTGGCTGCGTTCAACCCGGATCATTTGTTCGTCATTAACAACTGGCAGAATCCGATCCAGGGAGGCGTGAAGGAGGCGTTGAAGGACAGCAAGGTGTGGAACAGCATGGATGCGGTGAAGAACAACCGGGTCTATGAATTGACCGATCCGTCCTTGCCCGGGCCGATGGCGCTTGCGAAGATTGACGGCATTGAAGAGATTATGAAGGCGTTGGGCAAGTAA
- a CDS encoding ABC transporter ATP-binding protein, giving the protein MAAAPWPFLLRLVRKQRVKLLASCISSAASAVFALIPYVFVFRIAEQLLEPPIDWASVRQFILLALVSILLRFALMAASTMLAHAAAFHVLYDLRVRLIEKLGKLPLGFFGEQHSGRVKKVAADDVERIEAFIAHHLPDLTASIVAPLLTAAYLFSVDWRLALAALLPIPAAYAVQGMMLMRGKRSTDMKRMYDLSEAMNGAIVEFIHAMPVIKSFNQTVHSFARYRHSVESYASLWSQIARRKTPLYMLFLLLLESGLLFIMPLGVWMYGQQLITLSVLVLFLLLGVGLTAPLRQISTLGHMMQNNMEGVRRIQQLLEEKEQSEGLAAARSMPERFDIAFRQVRFGYEERQVLRGIDFVAEHGKATALVGPSGAGKSTAAQLIARFYEVTDGSIQIGGIDIRSIPQPQLMDMISFVFQDVPVVSDTVAANLRMGRADAEEGELIRAAEAAQAHQFIAALPDGYDTVIGEGGVHLSGGERQRIAIARAILKDAPVLILDEAFAFADAENEAKIQEALSRLLQDRTVIVIAHRLSSITDADRIVVLEDGAVAGQGTHAELLRDCPLYAGLWKAHREAEEWSLDGGQEGAYV; this is encoded by the coding sequence ATGGCAGCGGCGCCATGGCCTTTTCTGCTGCGGCTTGTCCGCAAGCAGCGCGTGAAGCTGCTCGCATCCTGCATCAGCTCCGCAGCGAGCGCCGTATTCGCGCTCATTCCATACGTGTTTGTGTTCCGAATTGCGGAACAATTGTTGGAGCCGCCGATCGATTGGGCTTCGGTGCGGCAGTTCATTCTGCTAGCTCTCGTCTCGATTCTGCTTCGGTTCGCTCTGATGGCGGCTTCGACGATGCTGGCGCATGCCGCAGCGTTCCATGTGCTGTATGACCTGCGGGTGCGCTTGATCGAGAAGCTCGGCAAGCTGCCATTGGGCTTCTTCGGCGAGCAGCATTCCGGGCGCGTCAAAAAAGTGGCAGCCGACGATGTCGAGCGGATCGAGGCCTTCATCGCGCATCATCTGCCGGACTTGACCGCTTCGATCGTGGCGCCGCTGTTGACGGCGGCATACTTGTTCAGCGTGGATTGGCGCCTGGCGCTTGCGGCGCTGCTCCCGATTCCGGCCGCTTATGCGGTGCAGGGAATGATGCTGATGCGAGGGAAGCGCTCGACCGATATGAAGCGCATGTATGATCTGTCCGAGGCGATGAACGGGGCGATCGTGGAGTTCATTCATGCGATGCCGGTCATTAAATCATTCAATCAGACGGTGCACTCGTTCGCCCGTTACCGCCATTCAGTGGAGAGCTATGCGTCCCTGTGGTCGCAGATCGCGCGCCGCAAGACGCCATTATATATGTTATTCCTCCTCCTGCTGGAGTCGGGCTTGCTGTTCATTATGCCGCTGGGCGTCTGGATGTACGGACAGCAGTTGATCACGCTTTCGGTATTGGTGCTGTTCCTCCTGCTTGGTGTCGGACTGACCGCTCCGCTGCGCCAGATCTCGACGCTCGGGCATATGATGCAGAACAATATGGAGGGCGTAAGACGCATTCAACAGCTTCTGGAGGAAAAGGAGCAGTCCGAAGGACTGGCGGCTGCGCGGTCCATGCCCGAACGGTTCGATATCGCGTTCCGGCAAGTGCGCTTCGGCTATGAGGAACGTCAGGTGCTAAGAGGCATTGACTTCGTGGCCGAGCACGGGAAGGCGACGGCGCTCGTCGGGCCTTCCGGCGCGGGCAAGTCAACCGCCGCACAGCTCATTGCCCGATTCTACGAGGTGACGGACGGCTCGATCCAGATCGGGGGCATCGATATTCGCTCCATTCCACAGCCGCAATTGATGGACATGATCTCGTTCGTGTTCCAGGACGTCCCGGTGGTGAGTGATACGGTGGCCGCCAATCTGCGGATGGGCAGGGCCGATGCGGAGGAGGGCGAGCTGATTCGCGCCGCGGAAGCCGCACAGGCGCATCAATTTATCGCGGCGCTCCCGGACGGATACGACACGGTGATCGGAGAAGGCGGCGTTCATTTGAGCGGCGGGGAGCGGCAGCGGATCGCGATTGCGCGCGCGATCTTGAAGGACGCGCCCGTGCTTATTCTGGATGAAGCCTTCGCCTTCGCCGATGCGGAAAATGAAGCGAAAATCCAGGAAGCGTTAAGCCGGTTGCTGCAGGATCGAACGGTGATTGTCATCGCCCATCGGCTATCTTCGATTACGGACGCGGATCGCATCGTCGTATTGGAGGACGGCGCCGTCGCAGGACAGGGGACGCATGCCGAGCTGCTTCGGGACTGCCCGTTATACGCGGGATTGTGGAAGGCGCATCGGGAAGCGGAGGAGTGGTCATTGGATGGAGGACAGGAGGGAGCTTATGTTTGA
- a CDS encoding ABC transporter substrate-binding protein — protein sequence MKKMSWLLLTCMLILSVVLAGCNNGTQSNGNESESGGTLIYGRGADSTALDPAITTEGETFIVTQQIYETLVRYKTENTEIEPGLAEKWEVTEDGLTYTFHLRKGVKFHDGTDFNAEAVVTNFQRWAQSKDEAKFAYYSSMFGGFEGDPGHVIKEVKAEAEHTVVFTLNRPQAPFLKNLAMTMFAIASPHALEEHGDDFTKNPVGTGPFKFKSWKANDTIELVKNEDYWQAGLPKLDGVKFKVIADNSARLNALMKGELDLMDGLNPSDLGQVKGNSKLQIFERPSMNVGYFGFNTEMAPFDKKEVRQAISHLINKEALIANFYEGTAEPAKNPMPPSVSGYNDDIVDYEYSVEKAKALLKAAGLENGFEMDLWAMPVARPYMPDGQKVAVAIQAALKEVNIKANIVTFDWGTYLEKVQAGEAPTFMLGWTGDNGDADNFIYTLLDKDNIGSNNYSRYSNDEVHDILIEAQSNPDEDKRNELYKKAQEIIHEEAPWVPLAHSKPQLAGIKEIQGFFPHPTGSQAFTNVSIK from the coding sequence ATGAAGAAAATGAGTTGGCTACTATTAACTTGTATGCTAATCCTGTCTGTTGTGCTCGCTGGATGCAACAACGGGACACAAAGTAATGGCAATGAATCGGAAAGCGGCGGAACATTAATCTATGGAAGAGGAGCAGATTCCACGGCGCTTGATCCGGCCATCACCACAGAAGGTGAAACATTTATTGTTACCCAGCAAATTTATGAAACACTTGTAAGGTATAAAACAGAAAATACGGAGATCGAACCAGGACTTGCAGAAAAGTGGGAAGTTACTGAGGATGGCTTGACGTATACGTTTCACCTGCGGAAAGGCGTAAAGTTTCACGATGGAACGGACTTCAACGCGGAAGCTGTCGTAACCAACTTCCAACGTTGGGCCCAAAGTAAAGACGAAGCAAAATTTGCCTATTATTCTTCCATGTTTGGCGGATTTGAAGGAGATCCCGGCCATGTCATTAAAGAGGTAAAAGCGGAAGCCGAGCATACCGTTGTGTTCACATTGAATCGTCCGCAAGCGCCATTTTTGAAAAACTTGGCAATGACCATGTTTGCGATTGCCAGCCCTCATGCCCTAGAGGAACATGGGGATGATTTCACGAAAAACCCGGTTGGAACAGGTCCGTTCAAGTTCAAATCATGGAAAGCAAATGACACGATCGAGCTGGTTAAGAATGAAGATTACTGGCAAGCCGGCCTGCCTAAGTTAGACGGCGTCAAGTTCAAAGTCATTGCTGACAACTCCGCCCGGCTTAATGCCTTGATGAAAGGCGAGCTTGATTTGATGGATGGCCTAAACCCTAGCGATCTCGGTCAAGTCAAAGGAAACAGCAAATTACAAATATTCGAAAGACCGTCGATGAACGTAGGTTACTTTGGTTTCAATACGGAAATGGCCCCTTTTGATAAAAAAGAAGTCCGTCAGGCAATCAGCCATCTCATTAACAAAGAAGCTTTGATTGCTAACTTTTACGAAGGAACGGCGGAACCTGCCAAAAACCCGATGCCGCCATCTGTCAGCGGTTATAATGACGATATCGTCGACTATGAATATAGCGTTGAGAAAGCAAAAGCATTATTAAAAGCGGCCGGATTGGAGAACGGCTTCGAAATGGACCTGTGGGCTATGCCTGTTGCGAGACCTTATATGCCGGATGGCCAAAAAGTAGCCGTAGCGATTCAAGCTGCTTTGAAGGAAGTCAACATTAAAGCAAATATCGTAACGTTTGACTGGGGGACTTACTTAGAGAAGGTTCAAGCTGGAGAAGCTCCTACCTTTATGCTTGGCTGGACCGGGGATAATGGAGATGCGGATAACTTCATCTATACCTTATTGGATAAAGACAATATCGGATCGAACAACTACTCGCGTTACAGCAATGACGAAGTGCATGATATCCTGATCGAAGCGCAATCCAACCCGGATGAAGACAAACGTAATGAGCTGTACAAAAAAGCACAGGAAATTATTCATGAGGAAGCGCCTTGGGTTCCACTGGCTCACTCCAAACCTCAGCTAGCAGGGATTAAAGAAATTCAAGGATTTTTCCCGCATCCAACGGGATCTCAAGCCTTTACGAACGTATCGATCAAATAA
- a CDS encoding IS4 family transposase, with protein MNEYANSLKKTLTSLIREMAAAPAPYVKNPEKDFTRKKKLPFETVMQLLISMGGNSIYKELLESQGYDVNTATTSAFVQQRNKVLPSAVEFLFHAFTQSVTDIKDYRGYRLLAVDGSDLHIATDSADTDTYFQSQPNTKGYNLLHLNAAYDLCNRLYVDAIVQPRRLCNEGRALAAMVHRSPIKGKTIVIADRGYESYNNFTHLERKGWNYVIRVKDLDSNGILSGLRLPSSGEFDRDVHLTLTKKQTKAVKAHPEMYKFVPSTSTFDFLDLHENLFYPISFRVVRFVLPSGAFETVITNLTATNFPPGEIMSMYNMRWGIETSFRALKYTVGLTNFHAKKRESIPGDIRKNDPVQFR; from the coding sequence ATGAATGAGTATGCGAATTCGCTAAAAAAAACGCTGACATCCCTCATACGAGAAATGGCAGCCGCACCAGCTCCTTATGTCAAAAACCCTGAAAAAGATTTTACCCGAAAGAAAAAGCTGCCCTTTGAAACGGTGATGCAACTCCTGATCTCCATGGGGGGCAACAGCATATATAAGGAACTTTTGGAATCACAAGGCTATGACGTAAACACCGCAACCACTTCCGCTTTTGTCCAACAGAGGAATAAAGTGCTGCCGTCTGCTGTGGAATTCTTGTTTCACGCATTTACGCAATCGGTTACGGATATCAAGGACTACCGAGGGTATCGGCTACTTGCCGTTGACGGTTCGGATTTGCATATCGCAACTGACTCTGCGGACACGGACACCTATTTTCAAAGTCAACCGAACACGAAAGGCTATAACCTTCTGCATTTGAACGCTGCCTATGACTTGTGCAACAGACTGTACGTGGATGCCATTGTTCAGCCACGAAGGTTATGCAACGAGGGAAGGGCGCTGGCTGCTATGGTTCACCGTTCTCCAATCAAGGGCAAAACCATTGTGATTGCCGATAGAGGTTATGAAAGTTACAACAATTTCACGCATCTTGAACGCAAAGGGTGGAACTATGTCATACGGGTAAAGGATTTGGATTCCAATGGTATTCTTTCGGGCTTGCGTTTGCCCTCTAGCGGAGAGTTTGATCGGGACGTTCATCTGACACTCACCAAAAAACAAACCAAAGCGGTCAAGGCTCATCCAGAGATGTACAAGTTCGTCCCTTCCACGTCAACCTTTGATTTTTTGGATTTGCACGAGAACTTGTTTTACCCGATTTCCTTTCGGGTGGTTCGTTTCGTCCTGCCGAGTGGCGCTTTTGAGACCGTCATTACGAATCTTACCGCCACGAATTTCCCACCGGGTGAAATCATGTCTATGTATAACATGCGATGGGGCATTGAAACCTCATTCCGGGCATTAAAGTACACTGTCGGTCTGACGAATTTTCATGCAAAGAAACGAGAGTCCATCCCAGGAGATATTCGCAAGAATGATCCTGTACAATTTCGCTGA
- a CDS encoding transglutaminase-like domain-containing protein has product MERIPYLQATDLVDYNHPSIHELVEERQWGQLSDYDKIREIYEFVRNEIPFGYNRSDDIPASEVLRDGRGQCNTKSILLMALLRKVGIPCRIHGFYIDKRMQKGALTGLVYFFAPQKIVHAWTEVYYGNKWLALEGVIIDDPYLSRVKDKLCSSNGGYIGYGVAVKNREQINLCWRGDSTYIQSFSITEDLGYYDHPDEFFAKYNNTKSPLTRMLLNLLRKRVNRQVDSIRNGTH; this is encoded by the coding sequence ATGGAGCGCATTCCATATTTGCAGGCGACGGACCTCGTCGATTATAACCATCCTTCCATACACGAGCTGGTGGAAGAACGCCAATGGGGCCAACTCTCCGACTACGACAAGATTCGAGAAATCTATGAGTTCGTGCGCAACGAGATCCCATTCGGCTACAACCGGAGCGACGATATTCCCGCTTCCGAAGTGCTGCGGGACGGCCGCGGGCAATGCAATACGAAAAGCATTCTGCTCATGGCCCTCCTGCGTAAAGTCGGCATTCCGTGCCGCATTCACGGGTTCTATATCGATAAGCGCATGCAAAAAGGCGCGTTGACCGGACTGGTTTACTTTTTCGCGCCGCAAAAAATCGTTCATGCCTGGACCGAAGTGTATTACGGTAACAAGTGGCTGGCTCTTGAGGGGGTCATTATCGACGATCCGTATCTGAGCCGGGTCAAGGATAAGCTGTGCAGCTCGAATGGAGGGTATATCGGGTACGGGGTAGCCGTCAAGAACAGGGAACAGATCAACCTCTGCTGGCGCGGGGACAGCACGTATATTCAGAGCTTTTCCATTACCGAAGATTTGGGATATTACGATCATCCGGATGAGTTCTTTGCCAAGTACAACAATACGAAGAGTCCTCTCACAAGGATGCTGCTGAATCTATTGCGCAAGCGGGTGAACAGACAGGTGGATTCCATCCGCAACGGAACACACTAG